Genomic DNA from Nitrosospira lacus:
AGGACGCGTCGCATCGCGCGGCCGCTGGAGCAGGATACCGATGTCCTACGGACTGGTTGCCATATCCGACCCTAACCGCCGCACGCGCGGCAATTATTAACAAAAAAATCATGATCGAACTGGGTGTCAATATTGATCACGTCGCCACACTGCGACAGGCGCGAGGCACAACTTATCCGAGCCCTGTAGAAGCGGCGATGGTCGCGGAATCGGCTGGGGCAGATGCAATTACGCTGCACCTGCGCGAAGACCGCCGCCATATCCAGGACGCGGATGTGGAGATTCTACGCAATGTACTTAAAACCCGCATGAATCTGGAGAGCGCGGTGACAGGCGAAATGATAGATTTTGCGCTACGCATCCGTCCTCAGGACGTTTGCCTCGTGCCCGAGCGCCGCGAAGAACTGACCACCGAAGGAGGGCTCGACGTAGTGCGGCATTTTGAACAGGTGAGGCAGGCGTGCGGCAGGCTAACCAACGCGGGCATTCGCGTGTCGCTATTCATTAATGCCGACGCCGCCCAGATCGATGCCGCGGCGCGGACCGGCGCGCCGGCAATCGAGATCCACACAGGCCAATATGCCGATGCGAGAACCGCGAGCGAGCAACAGAGTGAGCTGGAACGAATTCGCGTTGCGGTAAGGGAAGGTATGGGCCGGGGACTGAAAGTCAATGCCGGGCACGGATTACATTATCATAATGTCCAGCCCATCGCGGCGATACCCGGGATATCCGAGCTTAATATCGGCCATGCCATCGTTGCCCATGCCCTGTTTATCGGCCTTGAACAGGCGGTACGGGAAATGAGAAAACTGATGCTGGAAGCGCGTAAA
This window encodes:
- the pdxJ gene encoding pyridoxine 5'-phosphate synthase, with the protein product MIELGVNIDHVATLRQARGTTYPSPVEAAMVAESAGADAITLHLREDRRHIQDADVEILRNVLKTRMNLESAVTGEMIDFALRIRPQDVCLVPERREELTTEGGLDVVRHFEQVRQACGRLTNAGIRVSLFINADAAQIDAAARTGAPAIEIHTGQYADARTASEQQSELERIRVAVREGMGRGLKVNAGHGLHYHNVQPIAAIPGISELNIGHAIVAHALFIGLEQAVREMRKLMLEARK